The following proteins are encoded in a genomic region of Amphiura filiformis chromosome 18, Afil_fr2py, whole genome shotgun sequence:
- the LOC140139407 gene encoding uncharacterized protein — MWMSHLMNRYNVVLMLQLLCILPENRIHVRAHVCEVGQEKNKQNGWRWFLSDKDPCSCTSIRLGGFNADTTERSFNPEYKKYVDSPWFGDGEEKIRNHYNLKCNEETTPEGTTSKGTTVEETTFENSTSEAITIIEERTSDGSNLKETTSDKIYGTSSEQTTSEGTSSKRTASETTFYQTSFKDTTSDESTTLAEECSQPMPLGMESGSIGDDQLSASSFYSWLDRPSEGRLNNSAYWASGNKNNNQWFQVKFLSVVTITEIITQGSGDSHIPWRYWITQLRIAFIDSASTLKLIRDADNNIVTFTANTNYDSVVSISLPGPIATQILRIIPTAWQGWCSFRLEVVGCK; from the exons aaaacaggattCATGTTCGAGCACACGTCTGTGAAGTTGGCCAagagaaaaataaacaaaacggTTGGCGATGGTTTTTATCCGATAAAGATCCGTGTAGTTGTACAAGCATCAGACTTGGAGGATTTAATGCAGACACTACTGAACGGTCGTTTAATCCTGAATACAAGAAGTATGTTGATAGTCCGTGGTTTGGAGACGGCGAAGAGAAGATAAGGAATCATTACAACTTGAAATGCAATG AAGAAACTACTCCAGAGGGAACAACATCTAAAGGAACAACTGTTGAGGAAACAACTTTTGAGAACTCTACTTCAGAGGCAATTACTATTATAGAGGAAAGAACTTCCGATGGAAGTAATTTGAAGGAAACCACTTCTGACAAGATTTACGGAACATCCTCCGAACAAACTACATCTGAAGGAACAAGTTCCAAGAGAACAGCTTCTGAAACGACTTTTTACCAAACAAGTTTCAAAGATACAACTTCTGATGAATCGACGACATTGGCAGAAG AATGCAGTCAACCCATGCCTCTTGGTATGGAAAGTGGATCTATCGGCGATGACCAGCTCAGCGCTTCTTCCTTTTATTCCTGGTTAGATAGGCCTTCAGAAGGCAGACTAAACAACAGCGCCTATTGGGCATCaggaaacaaaaacaacaaccagTGGTTCCAGGTGAAATTTCTGTCTGTAGTTACAATAACGGAGATCATCACACAAGGTAGTGGGGATTCCCACATACCATGGAGATATTGGATAACACAACTTCGTATTGCGTTTATAGATTCTGCAAGTACATTGAAGCTTATAAGGGATGCTGATAATAATATCGTG ACATTTACTGCAAATACCAATTACGACTCCGTGGTATCTATATCTCTTCCTGGACCAATCGCTACACAGATTCTGCGCATCATTCCTACAGCATGGCAAGGATGGTGCTCTTTTCGTCTGGAAGTTGTTGGCTGCAAATAA